From Enterococcus wangshanyuanii, the proteins below share one genomic window:
- a CDS encoding helix-turn-helix transcriptional regulator, producing the protein MKTERLLGIIMILLDRKQISAAKLAEIFEVSVRTIYRDITSLSEAGVPVTALPGVNGGIQIMDHYKIDKHFFTSTDITSLLIALESLSSNVSAVQANQTVEKIKTLVPAHLSEEIKLKSHQIAIDLTPWTRNQTLQPFLETIKSGIEKQQLLRFDYSDNQGKKTLRTVEPYRLVLKEISWYLQAFCLEREDFRTFKLSRISHLDLLAKDFTPREFHPTPLGKEPFYGKKWTTVTLKVTHRVRDQLIDKFGQLDFIETQDDDKTIVSFPFMEDDFGYHLLMGFGNQCECLEPNHVRDELKRRFEELLHIYQN; encoded by the coding sequence GTGAAAACAGAACGTTTACTCGGAATCATCATGATTCTTTTAGATAGAAAACAAATCAGCGCAGCGAAGCTGGCAGAAATTTTTGAAGTCTCTGTACGAACGATCTACCGTGATATCACTTCGTTAAGTGAAGCTGGTGTCCCTGTTACTGCTTTACCGGGTGTAAATGGCGGCATCCAGATCATGGATCACTATAAAATCGATAAGCATTTTTTCACTTCAACTGATATCACCTCATTATTGATTGCGTTAGAAAGTTTGTCCAGTAATGTTTCAGCGGTACAGGCAAACCAGACAGTAGAAAAAATCAAAACCTTAGTACCTGCCCATCTTTCAGAAGAAATCAAGCTGAAATCTCACCAAATCGCGATTGATTTAACCCCTTGGACAAGGAATCAAACCTTGCAGCCTTTTTTGGAAACCATTAAATCGGGAATAGAAAAACAGCAACTGCTGCGATTTGATTATTCAGATAATCAAGGAAAAAAGACCTTGCGTACAGTAGAGCCTTATCGTCTTGTATTAAAAGAAATCAGTTGGTATTTGCAGGCCTTTTGTTTAGAAAGAGAAGACTTTAGAACCTTTAAACTCTCTCGAATCAGCCATCTGGATTTACTAGCAAAAGACTTTACACCTCGCGAATTTCATCCTACTCCTTTAGGAAAAGAACCATTTTACGGAAAAAAATGGACGACAGTTACCTTAAAAGTGACTCATAGAGTAAGGGATCAGCTAATCGATAAATTCGGTCAATTAGACTTCATTGAAACGCAGGACGATGATAAAACAATAGTGTCATTTCCGTTTATGGAGGATGATTTTGGTTATCATTTATTGATGGGCTTCGGCAACCAGTGTGAGTGTCTTGAACCGAATCATGTTCGTGATGAACTAAAGCGTCGCTTTGAAGAACTACTTCATATTTACCAAAACTAA
- the dnaJ gene encoding molecular chaperone DnaJ → MAKRDYYEVLGLSKGASDDEIKKAYRKLSKQYHPDINKEADAEEKFKEVSEAYEILSDPQKKAAYDQYGHAGTDPNYGGGGGFGGFGGGGFSSSGFGGFEDIFDSFFGGGSRTVDPTAPRQGADLQYTVTLKFEEAIFGVEKEIKYNREDNCSTCGGNGAKPGTHPETCHKCHGSGSINVERQTPLGRVMSRQTCDVCRGTGKEIKDPCPTCHGTGHEKKAHKVKVNVPAGVEDGQQMRLANQGEAGMNGGPYGDLYVVFSVEDSNIFDREGSEIYYDLPLSFVQAALGDEVKVPTVHGDVKLKIPAGTQTETNFRLRGKGAPRLRGGANGDQHVKVKIITPKNLNDEQKEALRTFAKAGGQTVEEQQDEGFFDKMKDAFGSKKKK, encoded by the coding sequence ATGGCTAAAAGAGATTATTATGAAGTGCTAGGTCTGTCTAAAGGCGCTTCAGATGATGAAATAAAAAAAGCATATCGTAAGCTTTCAAAACAATACCACCCAGATATCAACAAAGAAGCAGATGCAGAAGAAAAGTTCAAGGAAGTTTCTGAGGCTTATGAAATCTTAAGTGATCCACAGAAAAAAGCAGCCTATGATCAATACGGTCATGCGGGAACAGACCCTAATTATGGCGGCGGCGGTGGTTTCGGCGGCTTTGGCGGTGGCGGATTCAGCAGCAGTGGCTTTGGTGGGTTCGAAGATATTTTTGATTCCTTCTTTGGCGGTGGTTCACGCACAGTCGATCCGACTGCACCAAGACAAGGCGCCGATCTTCAATATACAGTCACACTTAAATTTGAAGAAGCGATTTTCGGTGTCGAAAAAGAAATCAAATACAATCGTGAAGACAATTGTAGTACCTGTGGCGGAAACGGTGCTAAACCAGGCACACATCCAGAAACCTGTCACAAGTGTCATGGTTCAGGTTCGATCAATGTGGAACGTCAAACACCACTTGGCCGCGTAATGAGTCGTCAAACCTGTGATGTCTGCCGTGGTACAGGAAAAGAAATCAAAGACCCATGTCCAACTTGTCATGGTACAGGACATGAGAAAAAAGCGCATAAAGTCAAAGTCAATGTACCAGCAGGTGTAGAAGACGGACAACAAATGCGTTTAGCAAATCAAGGGGAAGCCGGCATGAATGGCGGACCTTATGGTGATTTGTATGTTGTCTTTAGTGTGGAAGATAGCAATATTTTCGATCGTGAAGGGTCTGAGATTTACTATGATTTGCCATTGAGCTTTGTGCAGGCAGCACTTGGGGACGAAGTGAAAGTACCAACAGTTCATGGGGATGTTAAATTAAAAATCCCAGCAGGAACTCAAACAGAAACAAACTTCCGTTTAAGAGGGAAAGGCGCGCCGCGTTTACGTGGCGGAGCAAACGGCGATCAACATGTCAAAGTGAAGATCATCACACCGAAAAACTTAAACGATGAACAAAAAGAAGCGTTGCGTACCTTTGCAAAAGCAGGTGGCCAAACAGTAGAGGAACAACAAGATGAAGGCTTCTTCGATAAAATGAAGGATGCTTTCGGCAGCAAAAAGAAAAAATAA